A single region of the Candidatus Poribacteria bacterium genome encodes:
- a CDS encoding Gfo/Idh/MocA family oxidoreductase, producing MYRVGIIGLGSIAARYSTPDDAYPYCHTGGIRFCETTELVAVADMSQERQTEFQQVWGPAFPTNSINYYETDTQMLESEDLDIVAVCVRGPHHFQVMQNVLRADIKAIFLEKPAGCSLEEVDTMTAGADAKGIPIVVDYTRHWAPHLIRLQSLIKDGLIGEVETVIGYCGGGVLSFAIHTTDMICQFAGYDPVSVTGYVSGGGDVPEPYEPEPAIVGSTIQFESGIIGFHVGNHGTRGGFSVDVLGSEGSVQAGFYSDTTVHKAGKLVDNATLDLPENVGPFKVAYKQITDYLDGGPLPDCARDDYTAVNEIGFATIESGITGQTVQFPCQNRTRLIFANG from the coding sequence ATGTATCGTGTCGGTATCATCGGATTGGGCAGTATCGCCGCCCGTTATTCAACACCAGATGACGCTTATCCCTATTGCCACACAGGCGGTATCCGTTTTTGTGAGACAACCGAATTGGTCGCAGTCGCTGACATGTCCCAGGAACGCCAAACAGAATTTCAACAGGTGTGGGGACCTGCCTTCCCAACCAATTCCATAAACTACTACGAAACGGATACGCAGATGCTTGAAAGTGAAGATTTAGACATCGTTGCTGTCTGTGTGCGCGGACCGCATCATTTTCAGGTAATGCAGAACGTCCTAAGGGCGGACATCAAAGCCATCTTCCTCGAAAAACCCGCTGGATGTTCCCTCGAAGAGGTCGATACGATGACCGCAGGTGCCGACGCGAAAGGAATTCCGATTGTCGTGGATTACACGAGGCATTGGGCACCACACCTCATACGTCTCCAATCGCTTATCAAGGACGGACTCATCGGCGAGGTGGAAACCGTTATCGGTTATTGTGGTGGGGGTGTGCTTTCCTTCGCTATCCACACGACGGACATGATTTGCCAGTTCGCTGGCTATGACCCGGTTTCAGTGACTGGATATGTTTCTGGTGGTGGGGATGTGCCAGAGCCTTATGAACCAGAACCGGCGATTGTGGGTTCAACGATCCAATTTGAAAGTGGTATTATCGGTTTCCATGTCGGAAACCATGGCACACGGGGTGGATTCTCGGTTGATGTCCTCGGCAGTGAAGGCAGCGTTCAGGCAGGTTTTTATAGCGACACCACTGTGCATAAAGCGGGGAAGTTAGTTGATAACGCAACCCTCGATCTTCCTGAAAACGTGGGTCCGTTCAAGGTCGCATATAAACAGATTACCGATTACTTAGACGGTGGACCCTTGCCCGATTGTGCGCGTGACGATTATACTGCTGTCAATGAAATCGGCTTCGCTACCATTGAAAGCGGCATAACTGGACAAACAGTCCAATTCCCGTGCCAAAATAGGACGCGACTCATTTTCGCGAACGGCTAA
- a CDS encoding T9SS type A sorting domain-containing protein: MRLLIISIIVISCVISAPVFSDSWLCGTPLLHQEHISQQPPEEIPAAPAAPVQIGHVERLFIHIPEAEVIATCIAKSEHLYVYVENSVRDLFTDAEAAAVAREFDNRIYPDVRKWMGTEWKPGLDRDNRITLLMHDVGMNQSGADYGGYFSPTDQLPTLPNSNRREMLYMDIYQFRERDRHTFYSSLAHEFAHLINWFQNGGTTDQRWLEEGTASFVEWAVYGTVHNIFVDGYLANPSVSLAYANTRDTYYGGTFLFMLYLYEQYGGPEIIRNIIETDALGEQAIDAALEGNGRSDRFPEVFLNWGLANWVNTQAENKQLGYASLRDRKVSAVVPRVRSYPNEVNNIPIDQWGAHYIVFENLPETLDLSVIGDSSGNLYATTLYQPSNGRPVVTPIPFDTKNRGHLRREGLLRGGRIVLMVTADVPQTFRYIAVDLPVANNVGAADVPRQRASDTLPDAVTHALGNLTQRSVSLAKLTPETQLEPRTQIHLASDYTDVAIGGPNASHLYAASDWGLEIFTLVAPTQPARIGEIVTPGRARSVAVAGDTAYVADGAAGIQVIDIAVPSKPSIVKTVGGFTGVHSVRVADDKLYALDRERGLLVFNIRDVQNMQVPRPRRFFRTAGTPINVAIHNGTVYFSDDRHGLIILDPSPFGDFVVRGIVPILSNAHEVAETRGTTHAYVASGNLILVDVTDDENPEIDFRLNTPGLATGIQFRNNTIYLTDRQTGLHVINARNTRQLRRIATQPTSGNATDIVLKDTLAYIADGKGGIQTIDISESASPKWLHRYASGGAVYGLDVVETDAGERIVYVANGVGGLKTLEFTTPYQGSVTKRLPLSTSVITSKNQFEAATCTKIRVQNGHGFVAAETGMYVVNLATDTIAVHIPTASPVSDIALHEGYAYLCAESLIVVDSRIPQQSRIVSRRDMPGSAYRVIVDANRPTHAYVAALEGGLHVFDITGPAVPRLVGSYATQGNAIGVALADERAYLLDSGIGVAVLDVSEPNNPTLQDAYESDALPIDAIVSGTYLYLLEGNSVQVIDTRRLTVTSSFRGLRFPFELKLVGSALYVADLYQLRIFRVHIEGYSLAVEGRTESDWTPHVVKPALVNGLSQNFPNPFNPETWIPYQLASDTNVSLHIYDTHGRRIYSKALGYHKAGSHTVYWDGRNTAGESVASGIYFYAIQTGSFHATRKMLIKR, translated from the coding sequence ATGCGACTTTTAATAATATCAATTATCGTTATTTCTTGTGTCATTAGTGCTCCGGTGTTCTCGGATTCTTGGTTGTGCGGGACACCTCTCCTGCATCAAGAGCATATCAGTCAACAGCCCCCTGAAGAAATTCCCGCTGCACCTGCCGCCCCGGTTCAAATCGGACACGTAGAGCGACTTTTTATTCACATTCCTGAGGCAGAGGTAATAGCGACGTGTATCGCTAAGAGTGAACACCTCTATGTCTATGTCGAAAATTCAGTGCGAGATCTGTTCACGGATGCTGAAGCTGCTGCGGTAGCAAGAGAATTTGACAACCGCATCTACCCAGACGTGCGAAAGTGGATGGGAACTGAATGGAAACCCGGACTCGACAGGGACAACCGAATTACCTTGTTGATGCACGATGTCGGTATGAACCAATCTGGAGCGGACTACGGCGGTTATTTCTCACCCACCGATCAGTTGCCCACATTGCCGAACAGTAATCGTCGCGAAATGCTCTATATGGATATTTACCAGTTCAGAGAACGGGATCGACACACTTTTTATAGCAGTCTTGCACACGAATTCGCACATCTCATCAATTGGTTCCAGAACGGCGGGACCACTGACCAGCGGTGGTTAGAGGAAGGCACTGCAAGTTTCGTTGAGTGGGCAGTTTACGGCACTGTCCACAATATTTTTGTTGACGGTTATTTGGCGAATCCCAGCGTCTCGCTTGCTTATGCAAATACGAGAGATACCTATTACGGTGGGACCTTTCTGTTCATGCTCTACCTCTATGAGCAGTATGGAGGACCGGAGATTATCCGGAATATTATAGAGACAGACGCACTCGGTGAGCAAGCGATTGACGCTGCCTTGGAAGGCAACGGAAGAAGCGACAGATTCCCTGAAGTCTTTCTGAATTGGGGACTCGCAAATTGGGTGAATACACAGGCTGAAAACAAGCAACTCGGTTACGCTTCGCTACGTGACCGAAAAGTAAGTGCTGTAGTCCCACGCGTTCGCAGTTACCCGAATGAGGTGAACAATATTCCCATCGACCAATGGGGGGCACACTATATAGTTTTTGAGAATTTACCTGAAACTCTGGATCTGTCGGTGATTGGAGATAGCTCAGGAAACCTCTACGCAACAACTCTTTATCAGCCGTCCAACGGACGCCCCGTCGTTACACCCATCCCGTTTGACACGAAAAACAGAGGACATCTTCGTCGAGAAGGACTTCTGCGCGGCGGTAGGATTGTGCTAATGGTAACAGCAGATGTTCCACAGACCTTCCGCTATATCGCTGTGGATTTACCGGTCGCCAACAACGTTGGTGCAGCAGATGTTCCACGCCAGCGTGCGTCGGACACTTTGCCTGACGCTGTAACCCACGCCCTCGGTAATCTCACCCAACGGAGTGTTTCGCTCGCGAAACTTACACCGGAAACACAACTCGAACCAAGGACGCAAATCCATCTTGCCAGCGATTATACCGATGTTGCAATCGGTGGCCCGAATGCCTCCCATCTTTACGCGGCGAGTGATTGGGGCCTTGAAATCTTCACGTTGGTAGCGCCGACACAACCCGCCCGAATTGGTGAGATTGTCACGCCTGGTAGGGCGCGATCTGTCGCTGTCGCGGGAGATACTGCTTACGTCGCTGACGGTGCTGCAGGCATACAAGTCATTGATATTGCAGTCCCAAGCAAGCCGAGTATTGTAAAGACAGTCGGCGGGTTCACGGGGGTACACAGCGTTCGAGTCGCTGATGACAAACTTTACGCCCTCGACCGTGAGCGCGGACTGCTTGTCTTCAACATACGCGATGTCCAAAATATGCAAGTACCTCGACCCCGACGTTTCTTTCGCACTGCAGGCACACCGATCAATGTTGCTATCCACAACGGCACTGTCTATTTCAGTGATGATAGACACGGATTGATTATTCTCGATCCAAGCCCATTCGGTGATTTTGTTGTGCGCGGCATTGTGCCAATTTTATCCAATGCCCACGAAGTCGCAGAAACAAGAGGGACAACTCACGCCTATGTCGCCTCAGGCAATCTCATTCTGGTGGACGTTACCGATGACGAAAATCCCGAAATAGATTTCCGTCTTAACACGCCAGGACTTGCCACAGGTATTCAATTCCGCAACAATACCATCTATCTTACAGACAGACAAACCGGACTCCACGTCATCAATGCGCGTAACACACGACAGCTTCGACGTATCGCCACACAACCTACATCTGGCAATGCGACCGATATAGTCCTCAAAGATACACTCGCATATATCGCCGACGGAAAGGGCGGGATCCAAACAATAGACATCAGCGAATCCGCATCACCGAAATGGTTACACCGGTATGCCTCCGGTGGCGCAGTTTATGGACTTGATGTCGTTGAAACAGACGCGGGGGAACGGATTGTCTACGTCGCAAACGGTGTCGGAGGATTGAAGACCCTCGAATTTACGACGCCTTATCAGGGCAGTGTGACAAAAAGGCTGCCGTTGTCTACGAGTGTCATCACCTCTAAAAACCAGTTTGAGGCTGCCACCTGCACAAAAATCCGTGTCCAAAATGGTCACGGTTTTGTTGCCGCTGAGACCGGAATGTACGTTGTCAATCTCGCCACAGATACGATTGCCGTGCATATTCCGACAGCTTCACCTGTTTCGGACATCGCGTTGCATGAAGGTTACGCCTACCTCTGCGCAGAGTCTCTAATCGTTGTTGATAGCCGGATCCCTCAACAAAGCAGAATCGTATCCCGGCGCGACATGCCGGGGAGTGCTTATCGTGTTATTGTCGATGCCAACCGACCAACACACGCCTATGTCGCTGCCCTTGAGGGCGGGCTGCACGTTTTCGACATTACAGGACCGGCAGTCCCGCGCCTGGTTGGAAGTTATGCTACGCAAGGAAATGCAATAGGCGTTGCCCTTGCGGATGAACGGGCTTACCTATTGGACAGCGGTATCGGTGTTGCAGTGCTTGATGTGTCTGAACCGAACAATCCGACGCTGCAAGACGCATACGAGAGCGATGCCCTCCCCATCGACGCGATAGTTAGTGGCACCTATCTCTATCTACTCGAGGGCAATAGTGTTCAGGTGATTGACACACGTAGATTGACAGTCACTTCGAGTTTCCGTGGACTCAGGTTCCCGTTTGAATTGAAGTTGGTAGGGAGTGCTCTCTATGTCGCGGATCTGTATCAGCTTCGTATCTTTCGTGTACACATAGAAGGCTATTCACTGGCTGTGGAAGGACGGACGGAATCTGATTGGACTCCGCACGTCGTTAAGCCTGCGTTAGTCAACGGTTTAAGTCAAAACTTTCCTAACCCATTTAACCCAGAGACATGGATTCCGTATCAACTCGCCTCAGATACGAATGTATCCCTTCACATCTACGATACTCACGGGAGGCGTATCTATTCTAAAGCACTTGGCTACCACAAGGCAGGTTCACACACCGTCTATTGGGATGGCCGTAACACCGCCGGCGAATCCGTCGCGAGCGGCATATATTTTTATGCGATTCAAACTGGTAGTTTCCATGCGACTCGGAAAATGCTCATCAAGAGATAA
- a CDS encoding type II toxin-antitoxin system HicA family toxin produces the protein MAISSREIIKRLKKEGWTLVHVVGSHHHYKHPDRPGRVTVPHPKKDLRRQTLLSICGQAGWNGWDPNWKKNRRTRGMLCRGITQLLFTKIQTVTIV, from the coding sequence ATGGCAATTTCAAGTCGAGAAATAATTAAAAGGCTAAAAAAAGAAGGTTGGACATTGGTTCATGTTGTTGGTAGCCATCACCACTACAAGCATCCGGACAGGCCCGGCAGAGTGACCGTTCCTCATCCCAAGAAAGACCTGAGAAGACAGACATTGTTGAGTATCTGTGGACAAGCAGGTTGGAATGGATGGGACCCGAATTGGAAGAAAAACAGAAGAACACGAGGTATGCTATGCAGAGGGATTACCCAATTGTTATTCACAAAGATCCAGACAGTGACTATTGTGTAA
- a CDS encoding class I SAM-dependent methyltransferase, with protein sequence MSYIHGSHDNHYKPSESLKHLFEELIVKPFKHDLPALSEDIKNNRIYYWEDIARILKQGQSDFDETSYDKPSNEYYFPKDKVSIYCVHHMPRHLFGSYHIFTNCLTSISEKDKIVFIDFGCGPLTSGIAFRAFAEQGDITYLGIDSSQTMLNKAAAINTYGPNTYREPFFEKFELIRESDHLTGLLDKYIENGDGTQIIFNFCYFFSSPTLDINTLSDVLIQIMTEYNQHKMCFIYQNPDHRSLSGGRRFNLYGKWKKLKTDLSVFRGQGTQSNVETFSYRRLVNGLLHDSANVYYEILCYA encoded by the coding sequence ATGTCCTATATACACGGCTCTCACGATAACCACTATAAACCCAGTGAAAGTCTAAAGCATCTGTTTGAAGAACTCATCGTAAAACCCTTTAAACACGATCTCCCTGCACTATCGGAAGACATAAAAAATAACAGAATATACTACTGGGAAGACATAGCGCGCATCCTGAAACAAGGACAGAGCGATTTTGATGAAACATCTTATGATAAACCCTCCAATGAATATTATTTTCCAAAAGACAAAGTATCAATCTATTGTGTCCATCATATGCCGAGGCACCTTTTCGGTTCTTATCACATCTTTACGAATTGCCTCACATCGATAAGCGAAAAGGATAAAATCGTATTCATTGACTTCGGTTGTGGTCCACTCACCTCAGGTATTGCTTTTCGAGCTTTTGCAGAACAGGGCGACATTACTTATTTAGGAATTGACAGTTCACAAACGATGCTCAATAAGGCGGCAGCAATCAATACATACGGTCCCAACACTTATAGAGAGCCTTTCTTTGAGAAATTCGAGTTAATTCGCGAATCGGATCATTTGACTGGATTATTGGATAAGTATATTGAAAACGGTGATGGCACACAGATTATATTTAATTTTTGTTATTTTTTTTCGAGTCCAACATTAGACATTAATACCCTATCTGATGTACTCATCCAGATTATGACGGAATACAATCAGCATAAAATGTGCTTCATATACCAAAATCCTGATCATCGATCATTATCCGGGGGGCGCCGTTTTAATTTGTATGGCAAATGGAAAAAACTTAAAACGGACCTTTCGGTGTTTAGGGGTCAAGGAACCCAATCAAATGTTGAAACCTTTTCTTATCGTAGACTGGTAAATGGTTTACTGCACGATAGTGCCAATGTCTACTACGAGATACTGTGCTACGCGTAA
- the sufC gene encoding Fe-S cluster assembly ATPase SufC, giving the protein MNNEIIIKDLHISVQEKPIIKGLNLTVKQGEIHALMGPNGSGKSTLANGLMGHPLYDIDSGEVIFNGVDILELEPNERAKLGLFLAFQYPTAIPGVSLANFLRLAVSAVRVKEGNGSGNDKLIPMREFRRELRSKMKQLGIDDSFARRYLNDGFSGGEKKRAEILQLAMLEPQIAILDETDSGLDIDAIRVVGESVSQLIGPELGVLIITHYPRLLDYIRPQFVHILLDGQIVESGGWELTQMLEAEGYDPIREKHGITEA; this is encoded by the coding sequence ATGAACAATGAGATAATAATTAAAGACTTGCATATTAGCGTTCAAGAAAAACCAATTATCAAAGGATTAAATTTAACTGTTAAACAGGGTGAAATCCACGCGCTGATGGGACCCAATGGGTCGGGCAAAAGCACCCTTGCGAATGGCTTGATGGGGCATCCACTCTACGATATTGACTCTGGCGAAGTGATTTTTAACGGGGTCGATATTTTGGAATTGGAGCCGAACGAGCGAGCGAAACTTGGACTTTTTCTCGCCTTTCAGTATCCAACAGCGATTCCTGGGGTTAGTTTAGCAAATTTTCTACGGCTTGCAGTGAGTGCAGTCCGTGTCAAAGAAGGGAATGGTTCGGGCAACGATAAACTCATTCCGATGCGCGAATTTCGCCGTGAACTTCGCTCAAAAATGAAACAACTCGGTATTGACGATTCCTTTGCGAGGCGATACCTTAATGATGGATTTTCCGGTGGCGAAAAGAAACGTGCCGAGATCCTACAACTCGCAATGCTCGAACCTCAAATTGCGATCCTCGATGAGACGGATTCCGGGCTGGACATTGATGCGATCCGAGTCGTGGGTGAAAGTGTGAGCCAATTGATTGGACCTGAGTTAGGGGTGCTGATTATCACGCACTACCCGCGTTTATTGGACTACATCCGCCCGCAGTTTGTGCATATCCTGCTCGACGGTCAGATTGTTGAATCCGGTGGTTGGGAACTCACACAGATGTTAGAAGCAGAGGGCTATGATCCGATTCGTGAAAAACACGGTATTACTGAGGCTTAA
- a CDS encoding carbohydrate binding domain-containing protein, with product MTVSVCIFTLLIGLSAFAGTPQDWGKWKKGELLLENHSFEEDQEAWGLEDGACCNRGGLYTMEIDKKNPQHGKQSLKVIGHKATGTDWHAKVRQLDMSMKAGETYTVIFWARSEKPRQVSLSLQMQHDPWTFYQGGAINLLGQEWEEYHITFNSTADVERDMWVGLAIAQSDVDFWLDNFRYFEGDPEDDLSRDTPFPVDAKEKLATQWGEIKAERF from the coding sequence ATGACTGTAAGCGTTTGCATATTCACGCTGCTGATAGGCTTGAGTGCTTTCGCTGGCACCCCACAGGATTGGGGAAAATGGAAGAAAGGTGAACTCCTTCTCGAAAATCACAGTTTTGAGGAGGATCAAGAAGCCTGGGGTTTAGAGGATGGGGCATGTTGCAATCGTGGCGGACTCTATACGATGGAAATCGATAAGAAAAATCCGCAGCACGGAAAACAGTCGCTCAAAGTTATTGGGCATAAAGCGACTGGCACCGATTGGCACGCAAAGGTTAGACAACTGGATATGTCAATGAAAGCGGGTGAGACGTATACGGTCATTTTTTGGGCACGCTCCGAAAAACCTCGACAAGTGTCCTTGAGTTTGCAGATGCAACACGATCCTTGGACCTTTTATCAAGGGGGTGCTATCAATCTATTAGGACAGGAATGGGAGGAGTACCACATTACCTTCAATTCGACTGCTGATGTTGAAAGGGATATGTGGGTCGGTTTGGCAATTGCCCAATCCGATGTCGATTTCTGGCTTGATAACTTCCGATACTTTGAAGGCGATCCGGAAGACGATCTGAGTCGCGATACGCCGTTCCCTGTTGACGCCAAAGAAAAATTGGCGACACAGTGGGGCGAAATTAAAGCGGAACGGTTCTAA
- a CDS encoding type II toxin-antitoxin system HicB family antitoxin has protein sequence MQRDYPIVIHKDPDSDYCVTVPDLPGCITAGDTLDDAQNQALEAIQCHIEGMLLDGEPIPEAKEIAFHQNNPDYVDGTWKSVAITLPDISEIQVRHSGRIQRFLQWFNRTTQTIR, from the coding sequence ATGCAGAGGGATTACCCAATTGTTATTCACAAAGATCCAGACAGTGACTATTGTGTAACTGTGCCAGATTTGCCCGGTTGCATAACTGCTGGGGATACACTTGATGATGCACAAAACCAAGCATTGGAAGCTATACAATGCCATATCGAAGGCATGCTGCTTGATGGCGAACCCATTCCTGAAGCGAAAGAGATTGCATTTCACCAAAACAATCCAGATTATGTTGATGGCACGTGGAAGTCTGTCGCAATAACTTTGCCTGATATTTCCGAAATTCAGGTGCGTCACTCTGGCCGGATTCAAAGATTTCTCCAATGGTTCAACCGAACGACTCAAACTATTCGATGA
- a CDS encoding D-cysteine desulfhydrase family protein, giving the protein MQTSADVIQKVSQIPQVELGHFPTPLEECPRLSEALRGPRIFIKREDCSGLAFGGNKVRQLTFTIGDAVAQGADTIVHGAASQSNHCRQAAAACGKLGLNCYLRLARDHKSIPQGNLLLGKLAGVDVEIVDVPFGPELDVVKYELSKRLASEGMKPYVVAGPRSTMLAAVAFTWCIAEIAEQQEQLGIDADWIYTASVGGTQAGLVLGTKTLGLKMKPFGIAPIVWENKLERMRTAANSAADTLGLNTQIVDADIQNTDDYIGEAYGYLTPECIDALKLVVKTEGIFLDPVYTAKAMACLIDHIQQGKLGRDDTVIFLHTGGTPALFAYHEELVADL; this is encoded by the coding sequence ATGCAGACGAGTGCGGACGTAATTCAGAAAGTTTCACAGATCCCACAAGTAGAACTCGGTCACTTTCCGACACCGCTTGAGGAATGCCCACGGCTGTCTGAGGCGCTCAGAGGTCCGCGCATTTTCATCAAACGCGAAGACTGCTCGGGCTTAGCATTCGGTGGAAACAAGGTCAGGCAACTTACCTTCACAATTGGTGATGCTGTTGCCCAAGGTGCCGATACAATTGTACATGGTGCGGCATCGCAATCGAACCATTGTAGACAAGCCGCGGCGGCTTGCGGTAAACTTGGACTCAACTGCTACTTACGTCTCGCACGTGACCACAAGAGTATCCCGCAAGGGAATCTATTGTTAGGTAAATTAGCAGGTGTCGATGTTGAGATTGTTGATGTCCCATTTGGACCCGAATTAGATGTCGTAAAATACGAACTGTCGAAAAGACTGGCGTCAGAAGGGATGAAACCTTACGTTGTCGCGGGACCACGCTCAACTATGCTCGCCGCTGTTGCCTTCACATGGTGCATCGCTGAAATTGCAGAACAGCAAGAGCAATTAGGTATTGATGCCGATTGGATTTATACGGCTTCCGTAGGCGGCACACAGGCAGGTCTTGTTCTTGGCACCAAAACGCTTGGGCTGAAAATGAAGCCATTCGGCATCGCTCCGATTGTTTGGGAAAATAAACTTGAACGTATGCGCACAGCTGCGAACAGTGCCGCAGATACCCTTGGACTCAACACGCAGATTGTGGATGCAGATATTCAGAACACAGATGACTATATTGGAGAGGCTTACGGCTATCTCACGCCGGAATGTATTGATGCCCTCAAACTCGTTGTCAAAACGGAGGGTATTTTCCTTGACCCCGTCTATACCGCCAAAGCAATGGCGTGCCTTATTGACCACATCCAACAGGGCAAGCTCGGACGCGACGATACCGTCATTTTCCTTCACACAGGTGGCACCCCCGCACTCTTCGCATACCATGAGGAATTAGTCGCCGATCTGTAG
- the moaA gene encoding GTP 3',8-cyclase MoaA encodes MKQQMLDRFGRIHTNLRISVTDVCNFRCIYCMPEDMTFMPDAALMTFDEILRLTRVFVALGVNKIRITGGEPLVRPGVPTLIRQLTQIEELKDISLTTNGIGLINQAQALYDAGLRRINVSLDTLNEEKFEQMTRRKVLSRVLAGLKTAHECGFNPIKVNAVAMRGFTDDEIVDLATFARQNDYQLRFIEFMPLDADDVWGRNMYIPGKEIIGKINAVYPLTQVTQNGEAKNDTAQRYRFSDNGNEVGVISSVSEPFCENCNRVRLTADGKFRTCLFSLTETDLLTPLREGGSDEVIAALILDAVAQKEAGHKINAADFIKPERNMSRIGG; translated from the coding sequence ATGAAACAACAGATGCTTGACCGCTTTGGACGGATCCACACGAATCTTAGGATCTCGGTTACAGACGTATGTAACTTTCGTTGCATCTACTGTATGCCAGAAGACATGACCTTCATGCCAGACGCGGCACTGATGACGTTCGATGAGATTCTGCGCCTCACCCGCGTTTTCGTCGCCTTGGGTGTTAACAAAATCCGTATTACCGGTGGCGAGCCGCTTGTGCGTCCCGGTGTGCCTACACTCATAAGGCAATTGACGCAGATCGAAGAACTCAAAGACATCAGTTTGACAACAAACGGCATCGGTCTTATTAACCAAGCACAAGCACTTTACGATGCGGGACTCCGCCGTATCAATGTCAGTTTGGATACACTCAATGAAGAGAAGTTCGAGCAAATGACGCGCAGGAAGGTGCTCTCACGCGTGCTTGCAGGGCTTAAAACAGCACACGAATGCGGTTTCAACCCGATTAAAGTCAACGCCGTCGCAATGCGCGGCTTTACCGATGACGAGATTGTTGATTTAGCGACCTTTGCCCGGCAAAATGATTATCAACTCCGATTCATCGAATTTATGCCGCTTGATGCCGATGATGTGTGGGGACGGAACATGTATATCCCCGGAAAAGAGATTATCGGAAAAATCAACGCCGTCTATCCACTCACACAGGTAACCCAGAACGGTGAAGCGAAGAACGACACTGCCCAAAGGTATCGCTTCTCGGATAACGGAAATGAGGTAGGGGTCATATCCTCCGTGAGTGAACCGTTTTGTGAAAATTGTAACCGAGTGCGTCTCACTGCTGATGGAAAGTTTCGGACCTGTCTCTTCTCGCTAACGGAAACGGATCTGCTTACGCCGCTGCGCGAAGGGGGGTCAGATGAGGTGATTGCGGCGTTAATTCTCGATGCAGTCGCCCAAAAAGAGGCAGGGCATAAGATTAACGCAGCAGACTTCATTAAACCGGAAAGAAATATGTCGAGAATCGGCGGATAA
- a CDS encoding Gfo/Idh/MocA family oxidoreductase: MDRIRVGIIGCGGIFRNLHAPYYQEPTRRADIVAIADINEASANEQADQFGADAYTDYRALLDRQDIDAVDVCAHPRPHLEITRAAAAAGKHILMEKPMCCNVAEGEAMIAAAEEAGVLLMVAYMMRFSPGYMKLKSLLDDGTLGTLQMAYSNQVGWFSPERHPWLFVKAESGGMLVEQAIHELDIWLWLYGPASTVYGFTSHVPLGGTYPSAEEAVENNAVLTVHFKNGGVGMMMKSWASEIRNSGNGLVTSKGSATLIQNGLRWKTHDMAEVEEFTAPVPDDDTYRNMPEERRQQRYWGVAAKGTSIDHWLQCIAGEAEPTTHGRMGRDGIELAEATYRSSQIGAPISLPL, from the coding sequence ATGGATAGAATCAGAGTCGGTATTATCGGATGTGGCGGTATCTTCCGAAATCTCCATGCTCCCTATTATCAAGAACCGACGCGACGCGCTGACATCGTCGCAATCGCTGACATCAACGAAGCATCAGCAAATGAGCAAGCAGACCAGTTCGGTGCTGATGCCTACACAGACTACCGCGCGCTCCTCGATAGGCAGGATATAGATGCAGTCGATGTCTGTGCCCATCCGCGTCCACATCTCGAAATCACCCGCGCTGCCGCCGCTGCTGGCAAACACATCTTGATGGAGAAACCGATGTGTTGTAACGTCGCGGAGGGTGAAGCAATGATCGCCGCTGCTGAAGAGGCAGGGGTCCTCCTGATGGTCGCCTATATGATGCGGTTCAGTCCGGGTTACATGAAACTGAAATCCTTATTGGACGATGGCACACTCGGCACTCTGCAAATGGCGTATTCCAATCAAGTCGGCTGGTTTTCACCGGAACGGCATCCGTGGCTCTTTGTGAAGGCAGAGTCGGGCGGTATGCTCGTAGAGCAAGCGATTCATGAACTCGATATCTGGTTGTGGCTCTACGGTCCCGCCTCTACGGTCTACGGGTTCACAAGCCATGTGCCGCTTGGTGGCACTTACCCATCTGCCGAAGAAGCCGTGGAGAACAATGCAGTGTTGACCGTGCATTTCAAGAACGGTGGGGTTGGTATGATGATGAAGAGTTGGGCATCTGAGATTCGGAACAGCGGGAACGGTCTCGTCACGAGCAAAGGTTCCGCGACGTTGATTCAGAACGGACTCCGTTGGAAAACGCACGACATGGCGGAAGTGGAAGAATTCACTGCGCCTGTGCCAGATGATGATACCTACCGCAACATGCCAGAGGAACGGCGGCAGCAGCGATATTGGGGGGTAGCGGCAAAAGGAACGAGCATCGACCATTGGCTCCAATGCATCGCCGGTGAAGCGGAACCGACGACCCACGGACGGATGGGTAGAGACGGTATCGAGTTGGCAGAGGCAACCTACCGTTCCTCCCAAATCGGCGCACCGATTTCATTACCACTGTAG